One Bufo gargarizans isolate SCDJY-AF-19 chromosome 3, ASM1485885v1, whole genome shotgun sequence DNA segment encodes these proteins:
- the LOC122932444 gene encoding transmembrane protein 248, whose translation MFLNLHPLENLKSYISSRPPLVVFMVSVSGMAIAFLTLGYFFKMKEIKSPEMTEDWNTFLLKFNNLDFCISENETLKHLLNDTTPPESTVTTGQARSSTQTPQALEDTGPINISVAVTLTLDPLKPFGGYSRNITHLSSTIIGHQIGLSGRESHEEMNITFTLPAAWNSDDCILHGHCEQVVFTTCMTVTAMSSVFPVTVQPPHCIPETYSNATLWYKIFTTARDSGTKYAQDYNPFWCYKGAIGKVYHALNPKLTVIVPEDDRSLINLHLMDTSYFLFVMVITMFCYAVIRGRPGKLRQSNSDFCPEKVALSEA comes from the exons ATGTTTCTGAATCTGCATCCCCTGGAGAACCTGAAGTCGTACATCAGTAGTCGGCCCCCTCTGGTGGTCTTTATGGTCAGTGTCAGTGGTATGGCCATAGCTTTCCTCACGCTTGGCTACTTCTTCAAAATGAAGGAAATTAAGTCCCCCGAGATGACAGAG GACTGGAACACGTTTCTCCTGAAGTTTAATAACCTGGACTTTTGTATATCTGAGAATGAAACGTTGAAGCATCTCTTGAATGACACAACACCACCAGAGAGTACAGTCACCACTGGCCAGGCCCGGTCCTCTACACAGACGCCGCAAGCCCTTGAGGACACAGGACCTATAAATATTTCGGTAGCTGTTACCTTGACATTGGATCCCCTGAAACCTTTTGGAGGATACTCTCGAAACATTACTCACCTGAGCTCCACAATTATTGGCCATCAGATTGGTCTTTCAG GCAGAGAGTCCCATGAGGAGATGAATATAACCTTTACTCTGCCAGCTGCCTGGAACTCGGATGACTGTATTCTCCATGGACACTGTGAGCAGGTGGTATTTACCACATGTATGACTGTAACGGCCATGAGCAGCGTGTTCCCCGTCACTGT ACAACCGCCTCATTGCATTCCTGAAACCTACAGCAATGCCACCCTGTGGTACAAAATCTTCACCACTGCTCGAGACTCTGGAACGAAGTATGCCCAGGACTATAATCCCTTCTGGTGTTATAAGGGAGCCATTGGAAAGGTGTACCATGCTTTAAACCCCAAGCTCACAGTTATTGTTCCAGAG GATGACCGCTCTCTTATTAATCTGCATCTGATGGACACAAGTTACTTTCTATTTGTGATGGTTATCACCATGTTCTGTTATGCAGTCATCAGGGGTCGCCCAGGCAAACTGAGGCAAAGCAACTCTGACTTCTGTCCTGAAAAG GTTGCACTTTCTGAAGCATAA